Proteins co-encoded in one Spirosoma endbachense genomic window:
- a CDS encoding LacI family DNA-binding transcriptional regulator, with the protein MKQVTIKDLASELNLSTSTVSRALRDSWEINPETKRRVLELAQRLDYNPNPVALSLLSSHSQEIGVIVPEIANPFFAVVIAGIEAIAFAQGYQVVIYQSHDSYEREVLNVKHIAQQRKDGLLVSIATSTQDYSHFQTLHERGFPIVFFDRVCDGIDTHSILVDDFEGAYMATEHLIKQGCEHIALLAGSQNLVTSRRRMHGYRAALLDYNRPIVDEWMIPLAFNAQQSLKITRELLGRSKRPDGIFAASDTIALGCHAAINELGLSMPGEIALVGFADLPFASLLNPPLSSVAQPAFEMGQSAASLLIDLIKNPGGQIASINNVLKTKLMVRKSSLRMPDA; encoded by the coding sequence ATGAAACAAGTGACCATTAAAGACCTCGCCAGCGAATTGAATCTGTCGACCTCTACTGTTTCCCGAGCGTTGAGAGACAGTTGGGAAATTAATCCGGAAACCAAACGCCGGGTGCTGGAACTGGCTCAACGTCTCGACTACAATCCAAACCCGGTTGCGCTAAGTTTACTGAGTAGTCATAGTCAGGAAATTGGCGTCATCGTTCCTGAAATAGCCAATCCTTTTTTTGCCGTCGTCATTGCGGGTATTGAAGCCATTGCGTTTGCCCAGGGCTATCAGGTCGTTATTTATCAAAGCCATGATAGTTATGAACGAGAAGTGTTGAATGTGAAACACATTGCTCAACAACGAAAAGATGGTCTGCTGGTTTCGATTGCCACCTCAACGCAGGATTATTCACATTTCCAAACGCTGCATGAGCGCGGTTTCCCCATCGTTTTTTTTGACCGGGTTTGTGATGGCATTGATACCCATAGCATACTGGTCGATGACTTCGAGGGTGCCTATATGGCTACTGAGCATCTCATTAAGCAGGGCTGCGAACACATCGCCCTTTTAGCGGGTTCGCAAAACCTGGTGACGAGTCGACGACGGATGCATGGCTACCGAGCGGCTTTACTGGATTATAACCGCCCTATTGTGGATGAGTGGATGATTCCCTTAGCGTTTAATGCCCAACAGTCACTGAAGATTACCCGTGAACTGCTCGGTAGATCCAAACGACCCGATGGTATTTTTGCGGCCAGCGATACAATTGCCCTAGGGTGTCATGCCGCCATTAATGAACTTGGTTTATCCATGCCGGGGGAGATTGCTTTAGTTGGTTTTGCGGATTTGCCTTTTGCGTCACTGCTGAATCCACCGTTAAGTTCAGTGGCCCAACCGGCTTTCGAGATGGGGCAATCAGCCGCCAGTTTATTAATTGATCTGATTAAAAATCCCGGCGGGCAAATTGCCTCGATCAACAATGTCTTAAAAACCAAACTGATGGTCAGAAAGTCGTCACTACGGATGCCTGATGCGTAA